The sequence TAAATTTAACAAAACTTGAATCACGCCCTATAAAAACAAGAGAATTTGTGCATAGTTTTTATATAGATTTTGAAGGACATATTGATGATGAAAATGTCCAAAGAGTATTAAAAAAAGCTGAGCATATAAAATGGCTTGGATCATATTTATCAGGAGAAAGCAATGAAATTTAATCCTTTTTTAGAAGCTATTAAAACTTATGAAAGTGGCAAGGATATGGATTTAATTGCTAAAGAATATAGCTTAAAAGAAGTTATTAAACTAGCAAGTAATGAAAATCCTTATGGCACAAGTAAAAAGGCTAAAGAAGCCATCATAAATAATGCACATTTAGCTCATTTATATCCTGATGATACTATGAGTGAATTAAAACAAGCTTTAGCACAAAAATATGATATTTTAAAAGAAAATCTCATCATAGGTAGTGGGAGTGATCAAATTATAGAATATATAGCGCATGCAAAACTTGATCATTCTAAGGCTTATTTACAATGCGGGGTTAGCTTTGCTATGTATGAAATTTATGCAAAACAACTAGGAGTTAAGGTTTATAAAACCCCAAGTTTAACCCATGATTTAAATGAGTTATATGAGTTATATCAAAAGCATAAAAATGAAATTAAAGTAATCTTTTTATGCTTGCCAAATAATCCTTTAGGTGAGTGTTTAGACGCAAGTGCGGTTTTTGAGTTTTTAGAGAAAATTGATGAGGATTGTTTGGTAGCTATTGATGGAGCTTATAATGAATTTGCTTCGTTTAAAGATAGCAAAAAACATATCAACCCTAAGGAATTAATCCATAAATTTCAAAATGCAGTATATCTAGGAACCTTTTCTAAGCTTTATGGTTTGGGTGGTATGAGAGTGGGTTATGGTATAGCTTGCAAGGAAATTATCAATGCATTTTATAAATTACGAGCACCTTTTAATGTGACTAATTTGAGTTTAAAAGCTGCTGTTGCTGCGTTAGATGATGATGAGTTTGTGCAAAAAACTTTGGAAAATAATTTTTCACAAATGAAACTTTATGAAGATTTTGCTAAAAATTATAAAATTCAATACATTCCAAGCTATACAAATTTTATTACCTATTTTTTTGGTGAAAAAAATAGCACAGATTTATCTGAAAAACTGCTTAAAAACGGTATAATAATAAGAAATTTACAAAGTTATGGTTTAAATGCTGTGCGTATAAGTATAGGTACAGAGTATGAAAATTCAAGGTTTTTTGAAGAGTTTTCTAAAAATTTTTAGTTTGTAGGAAATAAATGGATTATAAAACTATACTGCACCAAGTAGGTCAGCTTTATCAAAATTTAAGTTTAAGACAGCGTATTATCATTGCTGCTTCTATTGTTGTTGTAGTTGGATTTTTAGTATTTTTAACCCTTTTTAGAAGTGGTTCTACAGTGGCTAGTGAGGCTGGATATTCAGTATTATTTGAAAATGCTAATACTAGTGATTCGGCGATGATAGTAACTCAACTTGAAAAAAGTGGGGTTCCTTATATTTTGCGCAATGAAGGGACTATTTTAGTTCCTAATGAACAAGTGTATAAACAGCGTTTAGCTATTGCTTCTGCAGGATTATTGCCAAAAGATAATAAAGTAGGTTTTGAGCTTTTTGATAAACAAGAATTTGGCGCAACAGAAGCTGAACAAAAGGTAAAATACCAAAGAGCATTAGAAGGTGAGCTTGCTAGAACGATTGAAAGTTTAGAGCCTATTCATAGTGCTACGGTGCATATTGCTTTTGCTAAAGATACGCTTTTTACACAACAACAAGTTCCACCAACTGCTTCAGTAGCTTTGACTATAAAAGAAGGCTTAAAGCTTAATAAAAAGCAAATTATGGGGATTAAAAACTTAATTGCTTCCTCAGTGACAAAACTTACTCCTGAAAATGTAAAAATCATGGATCAAAAAGGTATTCCTTTAGATGATGAGGGTGCTTTTGAAAGTGATTTAATCGCTGCTCAAATTAAATATAAAAGAGATCAAGAGTATGAATTAGAGCAAAAAATTGTTGCTTCTATTGCTCCATTTGCAGGTGGCTATGATAGGGTGGTAGCAAAGGTTAGTATTGATTATGATTTTTCTAAAGAAGAATCACAAAGTGAAGTGTATGATCCAAATACCGTTGTGCGTAGTGAACAAACCTTGGAAGAGCATAGAGAAGGCTATAAAGATAAAGAAATTCAAGGTGTACCAGGTGCTGTTTCAAACATCGGTCCTGTGGAAGGTTTGGATGATAAAGGTGCGCGCGAGGTTTATACTAAAAATCAAACTACAACTAATAATGAAATTTCTAAAAAAATTACCAACACCACTAAGCAATTTGCAACCATTAAAAGAATTTCTGCAGCTGTTGTGGTAGATGGAAAGTATAAAGTAATTACTGATGATCAGGGAAATATTACTAATGAATATATTCCTTTGAGTGATAAAGAAATTAAAGCGATTGAAAATCTTACTAAAGGTGCCATAGGATTTAATCTTGCTAGAGGTGATGCGGTTGAAGTAAATAATTTGGAATTTCATAGAACAGCTAAAGTTGAAAATAAGGTTCAAACTTTTTATTCAAGATTTGTCGAGCCTTTTATTCCACCTGTTAAGTATGTATTTGCCGCGATTTTGCTTTTTATCTTTTACAAAAAAGTTATTGTGCCATTTTCTCAAAAAATGCTTGCAGATATTAGACTTGAAGAAGAGATGGAAGGTAAGGATGGGCAGATTATTGATGAGGCTGAAGATGCTATTGAAAAATTCAATGCTGCTCGTAGAAAAGTTGAAGAACAACTTGGTTTTGGAGATAGTTTTGATGAGGATGCATTACAATATGATGTTTTACTTGAAAAATTAAGAGCAGTAGCTAATGAAAAAGGCGAAGAGGTGGCATTATTGTTGCAAAAACTTGTTGAAAATGAAGCCGAATTTGGTGAGAAGGATATCTAATGATAAAGCTTAGTGAAGAACAAAAAATGGTCTATGATGACCTTTCTATGCCAGAAAAGGTTGCCATATTTTTAATCCAACTTGGAGAAGATGTAACGACAGTTTTATTTTCTCATATGGATATTAATGTCATCACTGAAATTTCTCGCTATATTGCTTTAGCAAAAAATGTTGATAAGCCAGTTGCTACTGCTGTACTTGAGGAATTTTATACTTTATTACAATCAAATCAATACTTAAAAAGTGGTGGTTTGGAATATGCAAAAGAAATTTTATTTAGAACTTTTGGTCCTGAAATTGCCAATAAAATTTTGGAAAAACTTACCAAAAGTATGGAAAATAATCAAAATTTTGCTTATCTTTCACAAATTAAACCACAACAACTTGCAGACTTTATCATTAAAGAACACCCGCAAACTATAGCTTTGATTTTAGCTCATATGGATACTACTCAAGCTGCTGAAACTTTGGAATATTTTAGCGATGAATTAAGAGCTGAAGTTGTAATAAGAATGGCAAATCTTGGAGATATATCTCCTTCAATTATCAAAAGAGTATCTGCTGTGCTTGAAAGTAAGCTTGAAAGTCTTACTTCTTATAAAGTTGAAGTGGGTGGTCCAAGAGCAGTTGCTGAAGTGCTTAATCGCTTGGGTCAAAAAGCCTCTAAAACAACACTTTCTTATATTGAGCAAAGTGATGAAAAACTTGCTACAACCATTAAAGATTTAATGTTTACCTTTGATGATATTTCTCAACTTAGTACTAATGCGATTAGAGAAGTTTTAAAAGCTGCTGACAAGCGTGATTTGATGATAGGTTTAAAGGGTGCAAGCGAGGATTTAAAACAAAAATTTATGTCCAATATGTCTACGCGTGCTGCTGAAGCTTTTGTAGAAGAAATGGGCTTTTTGGGTGCTGTGCGTGTTAAAGATGTAGAAGAAGCACAAAGAAAAGTTGTAGAAGTGGTGCAAAAACTTGCAGAACAAGGTCTTATCCAAGTGGGTGAGGCTGATGAGATGATAGAGTAAGATTATGGCAAAATTAACCAATGTAATTTCACCTGAAAATATTTCTGCTCATGTAGTTGAGGGTTATCATTTTAAAGTTATGAGTGAAATGCCCTCTAGTGAAGAACAAAAACAAGAAGAAATTCAAACTATAAATCAAGTCTCTCCTGTCCAAAACACACAACAAGCAGTAGAAAATCAAACAATAGAAGTTACTCCACAAGCCCCACAACCACAAATTCAACCTGATTTTGTTGAAGATTTACTTAAAAAAACTGATGAAATGTCAGGAAATATCATTAAGTTGCAAATGCAGATAGAAAGCCAAGAGGCTGAATTTAACAATCGTTTAAACACAGAATTAGAACATGCAAAGGAAAAATTTACTAAAGAAGGTTATGAACAAGCACAAAAGAATTTTGAAAGTGAATTAGAAGCCTTGAAGGAAAAATACTTAAAAAGCGTAGAAAAGCTTGAAAATACAGTGCAAAATTTAAATGAGTTTTTATCTAAAAATGAAAAAGAATTAGCCGATACGGCTGTAATTATTGCAAAAGAAGTGATTGCAAAAGAGCTCGAGGAAAATTCATCACTTATAGCATTAAATTTAGCAAAAGAACTTATGAGTGAACTTAAAAATGCTACTAAGATAGAATTAAAGTTAAGTCCTGATGATTTTGAATATGTAAAAACACACTTGCAAGAACAAAGCAATATTAAATTTAGTCTTGATGATGCGATTAATAAGGGAAGTATTTTAATATTAAGTGATGCGGGTAATATAGAGTCAAACCTTAACAATCGTTTGCAAAAAATCAAAAACATGGTTAATGAATGATAGATTTAAATAACTTAAATATTAAAAATATGCAAATTAAAGAACTGGAAAATTTAGCTAGTAATTTGCGTGAAGTTATCATAGATACAGTGAGTAAAAATGGTGGACATTTAAGTTCAAATTTAGGTGTAGTTGAGCTTAGCATAGGAATGCATTATGTTTTTGATGTGCGAAAAGATCCTTTTATTTTTGATGTTTCACACCAATCTTATCCACATAAGCTTTTAAGTGGTAAGATAGATAATTTTCATACTTTAAGACAATTTAATGGCTTGAGTGGATATACAAAGCCTGATGAGGGGGATTATTTTGTAGCAGGACATTCAAGCACTTCTATATCTTTAGCAGTTGGAGCTTGTAAGGCTATAAGATTAAAAAAAGAAGATCGCTTACCTGTTGTATTAATAGGTGATGGAGCGTTAAGTGCAGGTATGGCTTATGAAGCTTTAAACGAGCTTGGTGATAGAGAATATCCTTGTGTGATTATTTTAAATGATAATGAAATGAGTATTTCAAGGCCAATTGGAGCTATTTCAAAATACCTTTCTCAAGCAATGGCAACGCAGTTTTATCAAAAGTTTAAAAAACGCAT comes from Campylobacter lari and encodes:
- the fliG gene encoding flagellar motor switch protein FliG → MIKLSEEQKMVYDDLSMPEKVAIFLIQLGEDVTTVLFSHMDINVITEISRYIALAKNVDKPVATAVLEEFYTLLQSNQYLKSGGLEYAKEILFRTFGPEIANKILEKLTKSMENNQNFAYLSQIKPQQLADFIIKEHPQTIALILAHMDTTQAAETLEYFSDELRAEVVIRMANLGDISPSIIKRVSAVLESKLESLTSYKVEVGGPRAVAEVLNRLGQKASKTTLSYIEQSDEKLATTIKDLMFTFDDISQLSTNAIREVLKAADKRDLMIGLKGASEDLKQKFMSNMSTRAAEAFVEEMGFLGAVRVKDVEEAQRKVVEVVQKLAEQGLIQVGEADEMIE
- the fliH gene encoding flagellar assembly protein FliH, which codes for MAKLTNVISPENISAHVVEGYHFKVMSEMPSSEEQKQEEIQTINQVSPVQNTQQAVENQTIEVTPQAPQPQIQPDFVEDLLKKTDEMSGNIIKLQMQIESQEAEFNNRLNTELEHAKEKFTKEGYEQAQKNFESELEALKEKYLKSVEKLENTVQNLNEFLSKNEKELADTAVIIAKEVIAKELEENSSLIALNLAKELMSELKNATKIELKLSPDDFEYVKTHLQEQSNIKFSLDDAINKGSILILSDAGNIESNLNNRLQKIKNMVNE
- the fliF gene encoding flagellar basal-body MS-ring/collar protein FliF, giving the protein MDYKTILHQVGQLYQNLSLRQRIIIAASIVVVVGFLVFLTLFRSGSTVASEAGYSVLFENANTSDSAMIVTQLEKSGVPYILRNEGTILVPNEQVYKQRLAIASAGLLPKDNKVGFELFDKQEFGATEAEQKVKYQRALEGELARTIESLEPIHSATVHIAFAKDTLFTQQQVPPTASVALTIKEGLKLNKKQIMGIKNLIASSVTKLTPENVKIMDQKGIPLDDEGAFESDLIAAQIKYKRDQEYELEQKIVASIAPFAGGYDRVVAKVSIDYDFSKEESQSEVYDPNTVVRSEQTLEEHREGYKDKEIQGVPGAVSNIGPVEGLDDKGAREVYTKNQTTTNNEISKKITNTTKQFATIKRISAAVVVDGKYKVITDDQGNITNEYIPLSDKEIKAIENLTKGAIGFNLARGDAVEVNNLEFHRTAKVENKVQTFYSRFVEPFIPPVKYVFAAILLFIFYKKVIVPFSQKMLADIRLEEEMEGKDGQIIDEAEDAIEKFNAARRKVEEQLGFGDSFDEDALQYDVLLEKLRAVANEKGEEVALLLQKLVENEAEFGEKDI
- the hisC gene encoding histidinol-phosphate transaminase, with amino-acid sequence MKFNPFLEAIKTYESGKDMDLIAKEYSLKEVIKLASNENPYGTSKKAKEAIINNAHLAHLYPDDTMSELKQALAQKYDILKENLIIGSGSDQIIEYIAHAKLDHSKAYLQCGVSFAMYEIYAKQLGVKVYKTPSLTHDLNELYELYQKHKNEIKVIFLCLPNNPLGECLDASAVFEFLEKIDEDCLVAIDGAYNEFASFKDSKKHINPKELIHKFQNAVYLGTFSKLYGLGGMRVGYGIACKEIINAFYKLRAPFNVTNLSLKAAVAALDDDEFVQKTLENNFSQMKLYEDFAKNYKIQYIPSYTNFITYFFGEKNSTDLSEKLLKNGIIIRNLQSYGLNAVRISIGTEYENSRFFEEFSKNF